In Leishmania mexicana MHOM/GT/2001/U1103 complete genome, chromosome 20, one genomic interval encodes:
- a CDS encoding predicted bromodomain protein gives MSSSDQFLVDELRSRLKRRRGDIFRYLDGLFYEDCRRILECVSELDRDNLFLRNPSSLPDYAQHVARPMYWELIQRKLQRYEYRAAADFMADMRAVVNNCYLYNGIQAPASKLARAMEILMEDRFVTELRAAPVPPAEVKKACTGMSSADSREILRIYALYEGLEVSSMTGNANIQLRTAKSATLRRMLEYARSSAEHREKKAKLRRAAKVSRVSDRRRQAMVGAHAAVMQQDADVQFHHDAEPRLEQVPQNAQAAISMMEEVSPIRIEEEGEWFDDGDFEESSQV, from the coding sequence ATGTCCTCGAGTGACCAGTTTCTGGTGGATGAGCTGCGCAGTCGCCtgaagaggcggcgcggtGACATTTTCCGCTATCTCGATGGCCTGTTCTACGAAGACTGTCGCCGCATCTTAGAGTGCGTTTCTGAGCTTGACAGGGATAACTTGTTTCTCAGAAACCCATCCTCCTTGCCAGACTACGCGCAGCATGTTGCTCGGCCCATGTACTGGGAGCTCATTCAACGGAAGCTGCAGCGCTACGAGTACAGGGCCGCGGCGGACTTCATGGCGGACATGCGGGCAGTTGTCAACAACTGCTACCTGTATAATGGTATTCAGGCGCCGGCATCGAAACTTGCACGCGCGATGGAGATTCTTATGGAGGATCGATTTGTGACGGAGCTGAGGGCCGCGCCGGTTCCGCCGGCGGAAGTGAAGAAGGCCTGCACCGGTATGTCTTCGGCTGACAGCCGGGAGATTCTCCGCATCTACGCTCTTTACGAGGGCCTCGAGGTGAGCTCGATGACAGGAAACGCGAACATCCAGCTCCGCACTGCCAAAAGCGCCACGCTCCGACGCATGCTCGAGTacgcccgcagcagcgccgaacACCGTGAGAAAAAGGCCAAACTGCGGCGAGCCGCAAAGGTGTCGCGTGTGTCTGATCGCCGCCGGCAGGCGATGGTCGGGGCAcacgcggcggtgatgcagcAGGACGCAGACGTGCAGTTCCACCACGACGCCGAGCCACGGCTTGAGCAGGTTCCTCAAAATGCGCAAGCAGCCATATCgatgatggaggaggtgagtCCCATCCGCAtcgaagaggagggggagtggtTCGACGACGGTGATTTTGAGGAATCATCGCAGGTATGA
- a CDS encoding putative nuclear pore complex protein (NUP155), whose translation MQQQLNAARNGANHVVEDAVSTALSSAAVERRLNPHAIGFVRSNSYALSTRDTTYAVPDFFPVGGVAWPEPLLELWKSMRYGSLTGVFADLSRAWFTVDNRLVIWDYRGGREFCVYDEIPEMISVVGSPLRPLSGIFQPHVTYIIPVGTTSMMFLLGLCILGEGELAEMKVVNLGYSCSTDTVITKAIGSSGRVFCAGADGNVYELRYMRENTPITPKIRMVYYGYWFSSAPILGQVTSAVANLWQSWRGSGHGGLIDLVLDERDGILATLCERSTISLWRLNPSGGISYMLSLRHRPDRLPRSHSAPHVESAPLTRLFVIETDAQGCRLMSTALNGDQFRYRYINAFDSVFSGELILQSHTPSYLSANKEISVCYASASVFLAAFSDMNDDRASDEVLAATSPATVMAPHQNVRDIVASFSGPSSRIVRVDAIDRMPTQGPQNLSDLCAQVCSPRPTYVVVHRHGLSLFAQARPVDTLYLILSTSDADCRESLLSRFTSVYSATDYAAMLLQVAVGALNVTTERPLPFTKDSALSSSRDDGAALNELGQQLLCGNNAEVLRRARELLRSLQLPATQAVPASSVTDAEVQHVVVLMSPFATGLVAFVARALCLLWNTGLGTITHSSAVPAVRVLEKVIQYLDSLSISGLPEHQRTVSFQHEWQADKVVVMVPRGRSLRAEDVKRLQATMLYRCYELTHKAWQAATLLQRVLGIPLYSEDASVTFAQVMRDSAVAQRLGHYLSQVMLDSQYGISAGSGLRAASFAQLQRRCPYFFGGISSEAYQLQSDMRSLTRGESLQSYTEAQVHKWATEVGAKAATYWPSGALQNICEQLRSLKYENVAVELLLHAAAQLDPNNAALSVFLAEGAGQVGDQARYGNAYSLHQTKTQVLELVVSTLESAWLTHRSVVDDLLGGPRRSGTIWQVEPSDEYAHCFLFDWMCAPRDDRNTAKSLRETLVAARSQFLGSYLRRNAEMLTEEYAHYLASVQGDYRGAMQQCFVMALSPLSDTPVADRLQYRLRCLREALDCARKCQSDQTQQVEQQLRLMEAQQRLYRIATEFISSGSATLDRRVEWEGQMVTERDVALQHIEFLSSFVASASDLTEVGGMYPALGGAEVQLDALLCSNVTDVGVYATCIGRAYENKKDSTETITKRLIDRYFHQVSCFPLSYLVRLLEARAFVRSPAGSTEVVQLLVSLGVDLKVLFITYESILEGRDDTGVVCVEFVEAGVTRGYLVYAYATVLVYLADLGRRGSVQQWLVSNAMTATRSMIRRAAGAVASPNEQAAVEQADELLRKANTLASSGVYL comes from the coding sequence atgcagcagcagctcaacgCAGCTCGAAACGGTGCCAATCATGTGGTCGAGGATGCTGTGAGCACGGCACTTAGCagtgcggcggtggagcgacGACTCAACCCTCACGCCATCGGGTTTGTACGGTCGAACTCGTACGCACTAAGCACCCGGGACACAACGTACGCTGTCCCTGATTTTTTCCCGGTAGGTGGTGTAGCATGGCCAGAGCCACTGTTGGAGCTGTGGAAGTCGATGCGCTACGGCTCTCTCACCGGCGTGTTTGCCGACTTGTCCCGTGCGTGGTTCACTGTAGACAACCGGCTCGTCATTTGGGACTaccgtggcggccgcgaATTCTGCGTCTACGATGAGATTCCGGAGATGATCAGCGTTGTCGGATCTCCACTTCGGCCGCTTAGTGGCATCTTCCAGCCGCACGTAACATACATCATTCCTGTGGGCACCACCAGCATGATGTTTCTCTTGGGCCTTTGCATCCTTGGCGAGGGGGAGCTGGCTGAGATGAAGGTTGTCAACCTGGGGTACAGCTGCTCCACTGACACCGTGATAACGAAGGCgatcggcagcagcggccgcgtgTTCTGCGCAGGTGCGGACGGAAATGTGTATGAGCTGCGTTACATGCGTGAGAATACCCCCATTACACCGAAGATACGCATGGTGTATTACGGCTATTGGTTCTCGAGTGCCCCTATCCTTGGGCAGGTGACATCGGCTGTTGCGAATCTGTGGCAGTCGTGGAGAGGTAGCGGGCATGGCGGGCTAATCGATCTCGTTTTGGACGAGCGTGACGGCATCTTGGCTACGCTGTGTGAGCGCAGCACGATTAGTCTGTGGCGCCTGAACCCCAGTGGTGGCATAAGCTACATGCTCTCTCTTCGCCATCGGCCCGATCGGCTGCCGCGCTCTCACTCCGCCCCTCATGTCGAATCAGCGCCACTCACGCGATTGTTTGTGATAGAAACCGATGCGCAAGGGTGCCGGCTCATGTCCACCGCCCTCAATGGGGACCAGTTTCGCTATCGCTACATCAACGCATTCGATTCCGTCTTCAGCGGTGAGCTCATTCTGCAATCGCACACGCCTTCGTACTTGTCAGCAAACAAAGAAATCAGTGTCTGCTACGCCTCCGCATCAGTCTTCTTGGCCGCCTTCAGCGACATGAACGACGACCGAGCCTCCGATGAAGTGCttgccgccacctcccctGCCACGGTGATGGCGCCGCATCAAAATGTGCGGGACATCGTGGCATCCTTCAGCGGTCCATCCTCGCGTATTGTGCGAGTCGACGCGATCGATCGGATGCCGACGCAGGGCCCGCAAAACCTTTCTGACTTGTGCGCACAGGTTTGCTCACCCAGACCGACCTACGTCGTGGTGCATCGCCATGGCCTGTCACTCTTTGCTCAAGCCCGCCCTGTCGACACGCTGTACCTGATTCTGTCGACAAGCGATGCGGACTGCCGCGAGAGTCTGCTCAGCCGCTTCACGTCCGTGTACAGTGCCACCGACTACGCGGCGATGCTCCTTCAGGTCGCCGTTGGCGCTTTGAACGTAACAACGGAGCGCCCACTACCGTTCACGAAGGATTCGGCGCTTTCGAGCAGCCGCGACGATGGGGCGGCATTGAATGAGCTAGGCCAACAGCTGCTGTGTGGGAACAACGCTGAAGTGCTGCGGCGAGCGCGCGAACTGCTGCGTAGCCTACAGCTGCCTGCGACGCAAGCGGTGCCGGCGAGTAGCGTAACGGATGCCGAGGTCCAGCATGTCGTCGTTCTCATGTCGCCGTTTGCGACGGGGCTCGTTGCCTTTGTTGCCCGAGCGCTGTGTCTGCTCTGGAATACGGGATTGGGCACGATCACGCATAGTAGCGCCGTCCCCGCGGTACGGGTGCTCGAAAAGGTCatccagtacttggacagCCTGTCTATCAGCGGCTTACCGGAGCACCAGCGCACGGTGAGCTTTCAGCACGAGTGGCAGGCGGACAAGGTCGTCGTGATGGTGCCGCGCGGCCGGAGCTTGCGTGCCGAGGACGTGAAGAGGCTACAGGCGACCATGTTGTACAGGTGCTACGAGCTGACGCACAAGGCGTGgcaggcggcgacgctgctaCAGCGCGTGCTCGGCATCCCGCTCTACTCTGAAGACGCGTCGGTGACGTTTGCGCAGGTGATGCGGGACTCTGcggtcgcgcagcggctgggACATTATCTGAGTCAGGTGATGCTAGACTCCCAGTATGGCATCAGCGCCGGGTCTGGACTTCGAGCAGCCTCgttcgcgcagctgcagcgacggtgccCGTACTTTTTTGGCGGCATCAGCTCGGAAGCCTATCAGCTTCAGAGCGACATGCGATCTTTGACACGTGGCGAGTCTCTTCAATCGTACACGGAGGCACAGGTGCATAAGTGGGCTACCGAGGTAGGTGCTAAGGCTGCGACGTACTGGCCATCCGGCGCGCTTCAGAACATctgcgagcagctgcggagcCTGAAATACGAGAATGTGGCGGTGGAGCTCTTgctgcacgcggcggcgcagctggaccCGAACAATGCGGCGCTGAGTGTTTTTTTGGCGGAGGGGGCCGGTCAAGTTGGCGACCAGGCGCGGTATGGCAACGCCTACTCTCTGCACCAGACGAAGACCCAGGTGCTGGAGCTTGTGGTTTCTACCCTGGAGTCGGCGTGGCTGACGCACCGGAGCGTGGTGGACGACCTCCTCGGCGGTCCGCGCCGTTCCGGCACCATTTGGCAGGTTGAGCCGTCAGACGAGTACGCGCACTGCTTTCTCTTCGACTGGATGTGCGCCCCGCGTGACGACAGGAATACGGCCAAATCGCTGCGAGAGACGCTTGTAGCGGCGCGCTCCCAGTTTCTCGGCAGCTATTTGCGACGCAATGCCGAGATGCTGACGGAGGAGTATGCGCACTACCTCGCCAGCGTCCAGGGCGACTACCGAGGCGCGATGCAGCAGTGCTTCGTGATGGCCCTGTCTCCGCTTTCCGACACGCCAGTTGCCGACCGGCTTCAGTATCGCCTCCGGTGCCTGCGCGAGGCTCTCGACTGTGCCCGGAAGTGTCAATCCGACCAAACGCAGcaggtggagcagcagctgcgcttgatggaggcgcagcagcggctaTACCGCATTGCCACCGAGTTCATCTCTTCCGGCAGTGCCACTCTCGACCGTCGTGTGGAATGGGAGGGTCAAATGGTGACGGAGCGCGATGTCGCCCTGCAGCACATTGAGTTCTTGTCTAGCTTTGTCGCCTCCGCAAGCGACCTGACAGAGGTGGGTGGCATGTATCCGGCGCTAGGTGGCGCAGAGGTGCAGCTGGATGCGCTGCTTTGCTCCAACGTCACAGACGTTGGCGTGTATGCCACCTGCATCGGCCGTGCCTATGAGAACAAGAAGGACTCAACGGAGACCATTACGAAGCGGCTCATCGACAGATACTTTCACCAGGTCAGCTGCTTTCCACTGTCATACCTGGTGCGGCTTCTAGAGGCTCGCGCGTTTGTGCGCTCGCCGGCGGGTTCGACGGaagtggtgcagctgctggtaAGTCTTGGGGTCGACCTCAAGGTGCTCTTCATCACATACGAGAGCATCCTTGAGGGTAGGGACGACACaggtgtggtgtgtgtggagtTTGTTGAGGCCGGTGTGACGCGCGGCTACCTTGTTTACGCGTACGCCACAGTGCTGGTTTATCTAGCGGACCTCGGCCGGCGCGGCTCTGTGCAGCAGTGGCTCGTCAGCAACGCCATGACCGCCACACGCAGCATGAttcgccgcgctgcgggaGCTGTTGCATCGCCAAAtgagcaggcggcggtggagcaggcgGATGAGCTACTGCGAAAGGCCAACACGCTGGCCTCAAGTGGCGTGTACCTGTAG
- a CDS encoding putative T-complex protein 1, theta subunit yields the protein MSFMQTGPQSMLKDGSTFVDDPVLKNIEACRELSKITRSSMGPNGLCKMVINHLNKLFVTHDAATILRELEVEHPAAKLLVQAANAMQEEVGDGTNFVVTLCGELLSQAESLVRMGLHPSEIVEGYKKAGNKSLELLDTMVCKTTDDCLRKEQVVDAIRTSIASKQYGYEDFLADLVAEACINVSPSNVRSFNVDNVRVVKLDGESILSTKLVRGFVIGRNTESSVKHLKNAKVAVYSCAVDVPSLETKGTALIENADDLIQYSRKEEEIMLEIISNIHKSGANIIVSNSSFGDLALHFINRFGMMAVRVPSKFDLRRLCAAVGARVLTRLDAPSMEDMGACDSVDVLDIGGKNVTAFAQDKDDSKLSTIVVRGATQNVLDDVERAIDDGVNVFKALTKDKRLVAGAGAVEMELQKELTLYAEANPGLDQYAVRKYASSFEVVARTLAEVSGFNGTDMVTQLEADHNAGKKHQGVNLSDGTTLDALEAGIVEPHMVKFWAIRLATDTVITVLSVNQIIVAKQAGGPKSRPDEARDAD from the coding sequence ATGTCCTTTATGCAGACAGGCCCGCAGAGCATGCTGAAGGATGGCTCGACGTTCGTGGACGATCCGGTGCTGAAGAATATTGAGGCGTGCCGCGAGCTGTCGAAAATTACGCGCAGCTCCATGGGCCCGAACGGGCTGTGCAAGATGGTCATCAACCATCTCAACAAGCTGTTTGTCACGCACGACGCTGCCACCATTTTGCGCgagctggaggtggagcaCCCCGCGGCAAAGCTGCTGGTGCAGGCTGCCAACGCCATGCAAGAGGAGGTTGGTGATGGCACCAACTTTGTGGTGACACTCTGTGGTGAGCTTCTTTCGCAGGCGGAGTCGCTGGTGCGCATGGGATTGCACCCGAGCGAGATTGTCGAAGGCTACAAGAAGGCGGGCAACAAGAGcctggagctgctggacaCGATGGTGTGCAAGACCACCGATGACTGCCTCCGAAAGGAGCAGGTGGTGGATGCGATCCGTACCTCGATTGCGTCAAAGCAGTACGGGTACGAGGACTTCCTCGCGGATCTTGTAGCGGAGGCCTGCATCAACGTCTCCCCATCGAACGTTCGCTCCTTCAACGTCGACAACGTGCGTGTGGTGAAACTCGACGGCGAGTCGATTCTCTCCACGAAGCTCGTCCGTGGCTTCGTGATCGGCCGCAACACAGAAAGCAGCGTGAAGCACCTCAAGAACGCCAAGGTGGCCGTGTACAGCTGCGCTGTGGACGTGCCGTCGTTGGAGACAAAAGGGACAGCGCTGATTGAGAATGCCGACGATCTCATCCAGTACTcacgcaaggaggaggagattaTGCTGGAGATTATCTCGAACATTCACAAGTCTGGTGCGAACATTATCGTTTCGAACTCCAGCTTTGGCGATCTGGCGCTGCACTTCATAAATCGCTTCGGCATGATGGCGGTGCGCGTCCCATCCAAGTTCGATCTTCGTCGTCTTTGTGCCGCCGTTGGCGCTCGCGTGTTGACCCGCCTAGACGCGCCTTCTATGGAGGACATGGGCGCATGCGACTCGGTGGACGTGCTTGACATTGGTGGCAAGAACGTGACGGCGTTTGCCCAGGACAAGGACGACTCGAAGCTCTCCACGATTGTGGTGCGCGGCGCCACGCAGAACGTCTTGGACGACGTAGAGCGCGccatcgacgacggcgtgaACGTGTTCAAGGCTTTGACGAAGGACAAGCGGCTTGTGGCGGGTGCCGGCGCGGTAGAAATGGAACTGCAGAAAGAGCTTACCCTCTATGCCGAAGCGAACCCTGGTCTCGACCAGTACGCTGTGCGCAAGTATGCGTCCAGCTTCGAGGTGGTGGCTCGCACCCTTGCCGAGGTTAGTGGTTTCAACGGTACCGATATGGTGACGCAGCTAGAGGCCGACCACAACGCTGGGAAGAAGCACCAGGGTGTGAATCTGAGCGATGGCACCACGTTGGATGCCCTGGAGGCGGGCATTGTGGAGCCCCACATGGTCAAGTTCTGGGCAATTAGGCTAGCCACCGACACCGTAATCACGGTGCTTTCTGTGAACCAGATCATCGTGGCGAAGCAGGCCGGTGGCCCCAAGAGCCGTCCGGACGAAGCACGCGACGCAGactga
- a CDS encoding RNA editing comple protein MP63, producing MTMKRRIGVLAAAAASRCALRRLHHVSSRPLHASDAVASAKGASNAALLGAVRNQSAIPDRRFHCSVCKKSFRLEMAAKLHVQQVHSGEGTVEAGAGPGQGEDQAPQTPVGVFRNAPPQAPTVVTPIVPHTHERAARREKPAPKPLHQAEREVPGLVMEKMLSVWDDTGVKRMGNQFVHSSMVMRVFAARPSDSAEPLYDVMNPEGENPFEGAPYAADAAGPITKDEVNFYSIGIGDAFALACGESFGPLRPARCPNPFLRKLAKDAAKTTPRVGLAEQQTAPVTPFGQLPMFGQTPSPATAPAPSAAEEPSTTINTVVSSPFAAGANDSPFAGTTGFPFAGQGLSPFGSVKEPAEPAAAAPGIAAPPAASSEAPASPFAAAASALPPSPFAAAPSPFTESPWAAAPYAAGHTAAVASGAEAPDAAFSPSFSASSASAPAEVVPTPTHVCTVCKKNFSTYDGLRMHSKVKHGEELPKELPKGRRNEKRKVPDLPAFIPSPVDLTMTSPFGSSAQRSAWTEVELKPYAQSVSNITVAGRVLDTEVSSDGALLLSLFVPDSAENESEVIPVRCTSAALRMLGRALVYGDLVFACGSLRVLPFTDKKTQKTYCSAVVHVGLPTGMIAKLN from the coding sequence ATGACGATGAAGAGGCGGATTGGTGtcttggctgctgcggctgcgagccgctgcgcgctgcgccgactGCACCACGTATCGTCTCGGCCCTTGCATGCGTCAGACGCTGTTGCCTCCGCGAAAGGCGCCTCAAATGCCGCTCTGCTGGGAGCTGTGCGGAATCAAAGTGCCATCCCGGACCGGCGCTTCCACTGCAGTGTTTGCAAGAAGTCGTTTCGCTTGGAGATGGCGGCAAAGCTGCACGTTCAGCAGGTGCACAGCGGTGAGGGCacggtggaggcgggggcTGGGCCCGGACAGGGAGAGGATCAGGCGCCGCAGACCCCGGTGGGTGTGTTTCGTAATGCACCTCCGCAGGCACCAACCGTCGTTACACCGATCGTGCCACACACTCACgagcgcgctgcgcgccgtgaGAAGCCGGCACCAAAGCCGCTTCACCAAGCCGAACGCGAGGTGCCAGGTCTTGTGATGGAAAAGATGCTCTCTGTATGGGATGACACGGGGGTGAAACGGATGGGAAATCAATTTGTTCACAGTAGTATGGTAATGCGCGTGTTTGCCGCTCGCCCGTCTGACAGCGCCGAGCCGTTGTACGACGTCATGAATCCAGAGGGTGAGAACCCGTTCGAAGGTGCCCCGTatgccgccgacgcggccGGTCCTATCACGAAGGACGAGGTCAACTTTTACAGCATCGGCATAGGTGACGCGTTTGCGCTGGCGTGTGGTGAGTCTTTCGGACCTTTGCGTCCCGCTCGGTGCCCGAACCCATTCCTCAGAAAACTAGCAAAGGATGCTGCGAAAACTACCCCGAGGGTGGGGTTGGCAGAGCAGCAAACGGCGCCGGTAACGCCGTTTGGACAGCTCCCCATGTTTGGGCAGACTCCGTCACCTGCTACGGCACCAGCtcccagcgccgccgaggaaCCGTCGACCACGATCAACACCGTcgtctcttctcccttcgccgccggcgccaatGACTCGCCTTTTGCAGGGACGACGGGCTTTCCGTTTGCTGGGCAAGGGCTCTCTCCGTTCGGCTCGGTGAAGGAACCAGCAGAaccggccgctgccgcgcccgGGATCGCcgcgccaccggcggccTCCTCTGAGGCTCCGGCCTCACCGTTCGCGGCTGCTGCTAGTGCTCTTCCTCCATCCCCGTTCGCCGCAGCTCCGAGCCCTTTCACCGAATCTCCttgggcagcagcaccgtaTGCTGCTGGGCACACAGCCGCGGTGGCAAGCGGTGCTGAGGCTCCTGAcgccgccttctctccctctttctccgcGTCTTCCGCGAGCGCGCCGGCTGAGGTGGTGCCCACTCCGACGCATGTGTGCACCGTTTGCAAGAAGAACTTTTCGACGTATGACGGCCTTCGAATGCATAGCAAGGTCAAGCATGGGGAGGAACTGCCCAAGGAGCTGCCGAAGGGGCGGCGAAACGAGAAGCGCAAGGTTCCGGACTTACCGGCCTTCATTCCCAGCCCGGTGGACCTCACGATGACATCGCCCTTCGGCTCGTCGGCGCAGCGGTCGGCGTGGACGGAAGTGGAGCTGAAACCGTACGCGCAGTCCGTGAGTAACATTACTGTGGCGGGCCGCGTGCTGGATACCGAAGTGTCGAGTGACGGGGCGTTGCTTTTGTCTCTTTTCGTCCCCGATTCGGCCGAGAACGAGTCTGAGGTGATTCCTGTTCGCTGCACCTCAGCTGCCCTTAGAATGCTTGGCAGAGCGCTCGTGTACGGCGATCTCGTGTTCGCGTGTGGTTCGCTGCGCGTTTTGCCATTCACGGATAAGAAAACGCAGAAGACATACTGCTCAGCGGTCGTGCATGTGGGTCTTCCAACTGGAATGATCGCCAAACTCAACTGA
- a CDS encoding protein disulfide isomerase: MQRSFLAFVLCALLFCVASAEVQVATKDNFDKIVSGDLTLVKFYAPWCGHCKTLAPEFIKAAEMLAGVATLAEVDCTKEEALAEKYEIKGFPTLYLFRNGEKVKDYDGPRTAAGIASYMKAQVGPSMKTIAKAGELEDLKKEAFPVCVVKTASADSEMALMMTKVATSLRSQMNFVLVTDATISPDDGMESVTVYRQNMEREAYTGATPITMESVNSFLATATLDFFGELGQQSFQKYMEANKDKPLGWVFIDKNTDPALKGSLVAVAEKYRSQVLLTYIDGDQYRPVSRQLGIPEDAKFPAFVVDYERRHHVMDAATPVTSESVAAFVEKYIKGETQQTVMSDAIPTKETVNGLTTVVGHTFSKYTDSTQNVMLLFYAPWCGHCQKLHPAYEKVAKSFESENVIIAKMDATTNDFDRDKFDVSGFPTIYFIPAGKPPVVYEGDRTADDMMAFVKSHLTASAGPSDKSDEEDL; this comes from the coding sequence ATGCAGCGCTCATTCCTTGCTTTCGTCCTGTGCGCCCTTCTCTTCTGCGTCGCATCCGCAGAGGTACAGGTGGCCACCAAGGACAACTTTGACAAGATCGTAAGCGGGGATCTCACGTTGGTCAAGTTTTACGCCCCGTGGTGCGGCCACTGCAAGACACTGGCCCCGGAGTTTATAAAGGCTGCTGAAATGCTGGCCGGCGTCGCGACGCTGGCAGAGGTCGACTGCACCAAAGAGGAGGCCCTCGCTGAGAAGTACGAAATCAAGGGGTTCCCCACATTGTACCTCTTCCGCAACGGTGAAAAGGTAAAAGACTACGATGGTCCCCGCActgccgccggcatcgcGTCGTATATGAAGGCGCAGGTCGGTCCCTCGATGAAGACCATCGCAAAGGCTGGAGAGCTGGAGGATCTCAAGAAGGAGGCCTTCCCGGTGTGCGTGGTGAAGACAGCGAGCGCCGACTCGGAGATGGCGTTGATGATGACCAAGGTGGCGACCTCTCTCCGCTCGCAGATGAACTTCGTGCTCGTGACGGATGCTACCATCTCTCCAGATGATGGCATGGAGTCGGTCACGGTGTATCGCCAGAATATGGAGCGCGAGGCGTACACTGGCGCCACACCGATCACGATGGAGTCGGTTAACAGCTTTCTCGCGACTGCTACGTTGGACTTTTTTGGCGAGCTCGGCCAGCAGAGCTTTCAGAAGTACATGGAAGCGAACAAGGATAAGCCTCTTGGGTGGGTATTCATCGACAAGAACACGGATCCTGCGCTGAAGGGGTCACTcgtggccgtggcggagaagTACCGCTCGCAGGTGTTGCTAACATACATTGACGGTGATCAGTACCGCCCCGTCTCGCGCCAGCTGGGCATTCCTGAAGATGCGAAGTTCCCGGCGTTTGTGGTAGATTAcgagcgccgccatcacGTGATGGACGCGGCCACCCCAGTCACCTCCGAGTCCGTCGCTGCGTTTGTGGAGAAGTACATCAAGGGCGAGACGCAGCAGACCGTGATGTCCGACGCGATTCCCACCAAGGAGACGGTGAACGGCCTGACGACGGTGGTGGGCCACACGTTTTCGAAGTACACGGACAGCACACAAAACGTGATGCTGCTCTTCTACGCACCGTGGTGCGGGCACTGCCAGAAGCTGCACCCCGCGTACGAGAAGGTGGCCAAGAGCTTCGAGTCCGAGAATGTGATCATTGCGAAGATGGACGCCACTACGAACGACTTTGACCGCGATAAGTTTGATGTGTCGGGGTTTCCAACGATTTACTTCATCCCAGCTGGAAAGCCGCCAGTCGTCTACGAGGGAGACCGCACTGCGGATGACATGATGGCGTTTGTAAAGTCTCACTtgaccgcctccgccggcCCCTCCGACAAGAGTGACGAGGAAGATTTGTAG
- a CDS encoding delta-6 fatty acid desaturase encodes MVFELTPPYKYRSSLPKCVIRIDDNWYDCTSWRNSHPGGAQMCDEFHGKDATDAFYSLHSKEAIQKLKRMKALPLKEGDVPRDQVSLNFEKLLQQFRSDGWFERRWIIDFARNIIPVIVLCVVGTYLSYSRPFLATLLIGLGMQQGGWLAHDFTHARGKFARFLAKACGGMINAFSVEWWSNKHNSHHIFVNRKGMDADIHNEPALFLWVPDVSEDTACRRYQYTFYLAAYSLLYVSWRIQSLRFALGSGNRLELSLMALNYLWLALLPWKVALGSVLLGGFFVAVVVTANHQTEEMIEHDEPYNYVVDQHRATRGVHCSDPFFEWFFGGMQYQLEHHLLPMVPRYRYPEVRPILRKFSEDNGLPFHVEGIWKITKMNFDVLYRISTTPAVSSAGG; translated from the coding sequence ATGGTCTTCGAGCTCACTCCCCCGTACAAGTACCGCAGCTCGCTGCCGAAGTGTGTGATCCGCATTGACGACAATTGGTACGACTGCACATCCTGGCGCAACTCGCACCCTGGTGGGGCGCAAATGTGTGATGAGTTCCATGGAAAGGATGCTACAGATGCGTTCTACTCGCTGCACTCGAAGGAGGCGATTCAGAAGCTGAAGCGCATGAAGGCACTGCCGCTCAAGGAAGGCGATGTACCTCGCGATCAGGTGTCGCTGAACTTTGAGAAACTCCTTCAGCAGTTTCGAAGCGATGGGTGGTTTGAGCGGAGGTGGATTATCGACTTTGCACGGAACATTATACCGGTCATTGTGCTCTGCGTTGTCGGGACGTACCTGAGCTACTCGCGTCCTTTCCTGGCCACCCTTCTGATCGGACTAGGCATGCAACAGGGCGGCTGGTTAGCGCATGATTTCACGCATGCTCGCGGCAAGTTTGCCCGCTTCCTCGCCAAAGCCTGTGGCGGCATGATCAATGCCTTCTCGGTGGAGTGGTGGTCAAACAAGCACAACAGTCATCATATTTTTGTGAATCGCAAAGGCATGGACGCTGACATCCACAACGAGCCTGCCCTGTTCCTCTGGGTGCCGGATGTGTCCGAGGACACCGCGTGCAGACGGTATCAGTACACGTTCTACCTTGCCGCGTACTCTCTCCTGTATGTTTCGTGGCGAATTCAGTCGCTGCGGTTTGCACTGGGAAGCGGTAACAGGCTCGAGCTCTCGCTGATGGCGCTCAACTACCTGTGGTTGGCGCTGTTGCCGTGGAAGGTTGCCCTGGGTAGCGTGCTTCTTGGTGGTTTTTTTGTCGCCGTAGTGGTGACGGCGAACCACCAGACAGAGGAAATGATCGAACATGACGAGCCGTACAACTACGTTGTTGATCAGCATCGCGCCACCCGTGGCGTCCACTGCTCCGACCCTTTTTTTGAGTGGTTTTTTGGTGGCATGCAGTACCAGCTGGAGCATCACCTTCTTCCGATGGTTCCCCGCTACCGGTACCCGGAGGTGCGGCCCATTTTGCGCAAGTTCTCGGAGGACAATGGGCTGCCATTTCACGTGGAAGGAATCTGGAAGATCACCAAGATGAATTTTGACGTCTTGTACCGTATCTCCACCACGCCTGCTGTGAGTTCAGCGGGGGGCTAA